Genomic DNA from Xiphophorus couchianus chromosome 12, X_couchianus-1.0, whole genome shotgun sequence:
ATACACATTTTTCTGGTATACAGTACAAGTAAGGACCCCGTTTGAGGTTTCTTTTGGTCAAAATTGTATCTCTTTTTGTGTAACTATAGATCTTGTCTTCCCTCAGTAGCATTGCTCACACCTGGCTTAAGCAGCCATGTATGTTTCAAATCAGGGAATACGATGCAAACATGTTTACAGGCCAAATCTGTGACGTCTTcttgataaaaacatttgtaccggtaaaatgagacagaaatttgacattttttgtgtaaGGACCACTGCCAAACTGAACCAGAATCAGTTTCTTAGTCGAACATTACATCTGTGATTCATTGAAAATGTACCGTGCTAATTGTGAGCTGCATTTCTTTTGATTAGTCaatggtttgtgttttgttgttgtttaggtGGTCAATGAATTAGCCCAAATGTTGGCCAGTCTTTTTACAGTATTAAtagacaatttttttcttttcctaaggTTGACAAAGAACCAAATGTGACTGAGGGTGTCGAGTTTGAGCATGCTGGCTCATCTGATCAAGCTCCACCTAAGTCCAAGTCCTCCAAGAAAAAGgtatttatttctgaacttcttttcattttgcatcTATTCCTACTCAAATGCTCTATAAACTGTGAACTTAAAAGGTTGTCTTGATGATGGATCTCTGCCTAACTGATGCAGAACAAGCTTTGTAGTAGATCCTTACAGCTGTCATTCAACATTTCTTTTGActagttaatgttttttatgttattttggtGGTCGGTCTATTTGACCAAATGTTGGCTGGCCTTTTGCTTATGGTTTTTTGGGTGCATGAGCATCTTTGGCTGCTCTGGAATTGCCCTGTACATTTGCACGACTTTCAACAAGCTCTGATATCTTTTTCAAGCTATATCCAATCTTCAAAGCAAGACTTGGGCATTTGTAAGTGCTTgtttcaacaacaaaaccagCAAGGTCTTTCACCGATTCTACAACCAACATGAAATTTGCAGGCTTTACATGCTCCTCAATTGTCTTCATGGGGGttgttttctttgaattaaTCAACAATCTTCCCAGTTCTCTCATCTTTTGGCGAATATACTCATGTCTTGAAGCATCAAATCCAAGTCTGTTGTAAAGATGCTGCCCATATTCTATGATGAGTTCATCAGACTTTACAGCAGTGTAAACTTCATCTTGATTCATGGCGTTTAACAATTTCCAGAACTCTGTCTTTACTCCTGGGGGAGGGGATACAGTAAAGGCACAAAGAGACTGGACACGTGTTTTGCCTGGTTTCTTGACAGCGTTTGGTTTAAACTTGCAGATGATCATGTGCCTCCAGAGAACTTTTTTTGCAAACAGTCCTTGACAATAGGTACAGTGAAGATAGTTTTGTGGTTCAGATGTTGTGCTTGGTTGCTTACGTGGGACGAGTGTTCCAGTACCACTATTTAGTACCTCAACATTGTGGGCAAAGTTCCCCCTATTTCTCAAATGTTCCAAATGTAACTTTCTCTGGCTGGAGCCTTTAGGAAAAGCTGTGGCTTTTGCAACTTCGGGTTTGTCATGATGAACATGCTCCAAATGCCTCGCAATTTTTATGAATCCCTGTTTACAGTACAAACAGTACTGTCTTTTGTTGTAAATGCGTGACCCACTCTTACTTTTCTCAACAGCAGGTATGAGAGGAGGAGCGTTAGGGAATCCATCCTGTGCAACTGAAGAGTAAGGGCCATTGTCTTCTGCAACAGGTGCTGATGTAGCAGAAATACCTTCTTCACTTGAACTTCCACTATGATCAGTTGATCGAGCCATATCTATGGATTTAGTGTGACAGCTTGAAGAGCTGAAATGTCgccttttgtattttgtttgttcttcacGCTTTTTTGTAGGTGAACGTCCTCTCTGAAATCCTCGCTTGGTAGAATTGTTATTAATGTTTTGCTCCATTACAGGGGGACATGCAGCTGTGAAATCTTCAATATTCCTAAAACGTCTGAGAAGAAGAATTTTCTGATCATCAGTCTCTATAATTTCACTTGTGTCAGTGTCTTCACTGTATTCTTCACTACTTTTAGGGACATATTCTTCTTCACTCTCATTTGATGAAGGGTCAAACAGGTCATCGGACTCAAAATAATCAAGTTTCttcatctaaaataaaaatatgtagaaagaaataataaaaatcacatgatCACAAtgtgaacttaaaaaaaaagataattactAGAAATTAGTGTAACTTACCTGAATACTTTTGGTCCTTCTTAACTTAGGGATGAGCAAGTGATCCTCATCCAAAAAGCTGGAATCAGCTGAAGACCTAGAAAGGTGTTgctagaataaaaataaaaaagaaagacaatgatttaaaaaaaaaaaagaaaaatagttaaTTTTGAAGATTATACCATACAgattaataaaatctgaaaatccaGTTGCTCAGAAAATCTTAATGTTGTGAAAagttaaatatgcaaaaaccaTAATGTTATTCTCAAATCATTAGATTAATTCCAAACACCGGCAAAGGTTTCATGATGTTCAGAATGGTCTCACACTCTGGGTCAGTAGGGGCAATACTACTGACTGGACAGATATACAGAAGACGGTAATTGAAACCCTCTCTGGTTTCCACAAGGAGGGTAAACCACAAAAGGTCAATGttaaagaagctggttgtttacaataaataacaaagaatccttaatggaaagaaaaagtgagGAAGGTGATAGTAGACCAAAAAACAGAACACTGCAATCTTGAGGTTAATGTCAAGAAGAATCTATCCAAGAACTAGGACAAACTTCACAAGAAGTCACTCCTGATGTTATTATAAATTGGAGCTCACTTTCAGGTCTGAAATGACCTGAAAGGAAGCTTTTAAGGAAGCTCTGGCCATGACAGGCAGCAACATAACAGTTACAAAACATTACATACAAATATCATCCACAAAAATGAGTGTTAAACAGATATGTATATTCCATTCAattaatgggatttttttcatt
This window encodes:
- the LOC114154477 gene encoding uncharacterized protein LOC114154477, with product MKKLDYFESDDLFDPSSNESEEEYVPKSSEEYSEDTDTSEIIETDDQKILLLRRFRNIEDFTAACPPVMEQNINNNSTKRGFQRGRSPTKKREEQTKYKRRHFSSSSCHTKSIDMARSTDHSGSSSEEGISATSAPVAEDNGPYSSVAQDGFPNAPPLIPAVEKSKSGSRIYNKRQYCLYCKQGFIKIARHLEHVHHDKPEVAKATAFPKGSSQRKLHLEHLRNRGNFAHNVEVLNSGTGTLVPRKQPSTTSEPQNYLHCTYCQGLFAKKVLWRHMIICKFKPNAVKKPGKTRVQSLCAFTVSPPPGVKTEFWKLLNAMNQDEVYTAVKSDELIIEYGQHLYNRLGFDASRHEYIRQKMRELGRLLINSKKTTPMKTIEEHVKPANFMLVVESVKDLAGFVVETSTYKCPSLALKIGYSLKKISELVESRANVQGNSRAAKDAHAPKKP